The following are from one region of the Vulpes vulpes isolate BD-2025 chromosome 14, VulVul3, whole genome shotgun sequence genome:
- the CEP250 gene encoding centrosome-associated protein CEP250 isoform X3, giving the protein METGGPGLNNMKPQSLQLVLEEQVLALQQQMAENQAASWRKLKNSQEAQQRQATLVRKLQAKVLQYRTWCQELEKQLEATGGPTPQRWESVEEPDLEQLLVRLEEEQQRCESLAEVNTQLRLHMEKADMVNKALREDVENLTVDWSRARDELRRKESQWQMEQEFFKGYLKGEHGRLLGLWREVVTFRRHFLEMKSATDRDLTELKAEHVKLSGSLLTCCLRLTVGTQSRESDGSGRRDGSEPTQLLLLLTKTQELEKEAHERSQELIQLKSRGDLEKAELQDQVTELSALLIQARKQNEEYEKMLGALRETVEILETNHAELMEHEASLSKNAQEEKLSLQQVIRDITQVLVMVEEGDSMTQGCGRDSSLELDPSGLSSQFDSQDPDKALTLVRSVVTQRRQAVQDLRQQLSACQEAMSSLRQQHNQWEEEGEALRQRLQKLTGERDTLAGQTSDLQGEVESLSKERELLQKTREELQQQLEVLEQEAWRLRRTNMELQLQGDSVQGEKEEQQEELHLAVRERERLQETLAGLEAKQSESLSELIILREALESCHLEGELLRQEQTEVTAALARAEQSVAELSSSENSLKAEVADLRAATIKLSALNEALALDKVGLNQQLLQLEQENQSVCHRMEAAEQARNTLQLGLAEAERSRETLQEKNTHLEAQLQKAEERGAELQADLRAIQDEKEEIQEKLSEARHQQEAALAQLDQLRQETKRQEEVLAREVQEKEALVRERAALEVRLQAVERDRQDLAEQLLGLSSAKEQLESTLFEAQQQNSLVEVTKGQLEVQIQTVIRAKEVIQGEVRCLKLELDNERNRAEQERETAARRLAQAEQEGQTALQQQKSAHEEEVNRLQEKWEKERSWHQQELDKALESLEKEKMELETRLREQQAEAEAIRTQREEERAEAESALCQMQLETEKERVSLLETLLQTQKELADASQQLERLRQDMKVQKLKEQETTQILQTQLREARGELEQAAQQNRDDLVAVQEECGALLQAKMDLQKRVEDLKSQLVSRDDSQRLVEQEVQEKLREAQEYSRIQKELEREKASLIQSLMEKEQRLLVLQEADSIRQQELSSLRQDMQESQEGQKELSTQVELLKQEVKEKEADFLAQEAQLLEELEASQVTEQRLRASLRALEAKAAQVQLRLRSTENQLAALVAEQQPGHQAQAQLASLCSVLQQALGFACESRPELHGGGDSASLWGPEPDQNGTGILLKRGPLLTALSAEAVASALQKLHQDLWKTQQARDDLREQALKLEQRLTDTEAEKSQVCTELQDLQRQLSQNQEEKSKWEGKQNSLESELTELHGTVASLQSRLRQAELQGLEAQNERELLQAAKESLTAQVERLQASVAEARAQAGATRALEEDLRTARSALKLKSEEAETERERAQALQEQGELKVAQGKALQENLAILAQTLSEREGEVEALRGSIQELEKQQEMQKATLEALSLDLKKKSEEVDVQQEQIQELEKCRSLLEDLPLAMQEQEQRLVAQREQIQELEKDRETQRNILEHQLLELEKKAQMIESQKGEIQDLKKQLVTLECLALEREENHHKMECQQKAIEELEGQREMQRVALTHLTLDLEEKSQELQAQSSQIDKLESHSTLLARELQDKDQELKSQREQVEELQRQKERLAQDLERRDQDVVLQRERIRVLEDQRTLQTKILEEDLGQIKLSLRERGRELASQRPPMQERAEEGKGQSKAQRGSLEHLKLILRDKEREVECQQERIQELKEYKDQLEQQLQGLHRKAGETGLLLTQREQEIVVLQRHLQEAAEQGELKERSLQGHLEEAQRALAQREQELEALQHQQQQALGQEETRKEEASTLQRALEQAHTALKERQGELEDHKEHVRRLQEELAMEGRRVQALEEVVGDLRAESREQEEALLALQQQGAERAQEHEVEVGGLRASLLQAETALKERDLELEALRADGRASQLREETARDWAQALQEALSKAQAAVQEKEQRLLSQAELSRSLETSTATLQAALDSCQAQARQLEEALRRREGEIQDRDLRHQEAVQQLQRALAQRDEELSHQKRQGQLLEQSLARRAREDAIQGKPGPEQEREEEEMRGLRESLRELQLTLAQKEEEILGLREAQQRKNLEDSLHSHTAPPEPSTDFATLGPRLQQELERLQTALRLTEAREIEWREKAQDLALSLAQSKASVSSLQEAAMFLQASVLERDLEQQRLQDELELTRQALEKEQLLSPSSTSRAEQRPREEVSEVKAEPSLGLEERQLWGQRLEYLQQAVAQLEIDRSRLQHHNVQLRATLEQVERERRKLKRESMRVSRTGGLEVKEAAASSPTQQDGRGGQKGSSDDKQMAELQKEVAMLRGQLSLERKQRQDYIARSVQTSRELAGLHHSLSHSLLAVAQAPEATVLEAETRKLDESLTQSLTSPGPALLCPSPSTIQAISR; this is encoded by the exons GTGTTGCAGTACCGGACCTGGTGCCAAGAGCTGGAGAAGCAGCTGGAAGCCACTGGG GGACCAACTCCTCAGAGATGGGAAAGCGTGGAGGAGCCAGACCTGGAACAGTTGCTGGTCCGTTTGGAGGAGGAACAACAGAG GTGTGAGAGTCTAGCAGAGGTGAACACCCAGCTTCGGCTGCACATGGAAAAAGCTGACATGGTGAATAAAGCACTTCGGGAAGATGTGGAAAACCTGACAGTGGACTGGAGCCGAGCCCGGGATGAGCTCAGGAGGAAGGAGAGCCAGTGGCAGAtggagcaggag TTCTTCAAGGGCTACCTGAAAGGGGAGCACGGTCGCCTTCTTGGTCTGTGGCGGGAGGTGGTGACCTTCCGACGCCACTTCCTGGAGATGAAGTCAGCTACTGACAG AGATCTGACGGAGCTCAAGGCTGAGCATGTGAAGCTTTCAGGGTCCCTGTTGACATGTTGTCTGCGCTTGACTGTGGGCACCCAGTCTCGAGAGTCAGATGGATCTGGGAGACGGGATGGGAGTGAGCCAACCCAGCTGCTGCTACTACTGACCAAGAcccaggagctggagaaggaagcgCATGAAAGGAGCCAGGAGCTAATACAGCTGAAGAGTCGGGGCGATCTGGAGAAGGCTGAGCTGCAGGATCA GGTGACGGAGCTCTCTGCTCTGCTGATCCAGGCTCGGAAGCAAAATGAAGAGTATGAGAAGATGTTAGGGGCCCTGAGAGAGACAGTGGAGATCCTG GAGACAAATCATGCAGAATTAATGGAACATGAGGCATCTCTCAGTAAGAATGCCCAAGAGGAGAAGCTGTCTTTACAGCAGGTGATCAGGGATATAACCCAGGTACTG GTCATGGTGGAAGAAGGGGACAGTATGACCCAAGGCTGTGGTCGAGACAGCTCCTTAGAATTGGACCCTAGTGGCCTCTCATCCCAGTTTGATTCCCAGGACCCAGACAAGGCCCTTACTCTGGTGCGTTCAGTGGTGACTCAAAGACGCCAGGCTGTGCAG gacctAAGGCAGCAGCTTTCGGCCTGTCAGGAAGCTATGAGCTCTTTGCGGCAGCAGCATAatcagtgggaggaggagggtgaggccTTAAGACAGCGTCTGCAGAAGCTCACCGGGGAACGCGACACTCTGGCAGGGCAGACCTCGGACCTACAGGGAGAGGTGGAGTCTCTCAGCAA GGAGCGAGAGCTCCTGCAGAAGACGAGGGAGGAGCTGCAGCAGCAGTTGGAGGTGCTAGAGCAGGAGGCATGGCGGCTGCGAAGGACAAACATGGAGCTTCAGTTGCAGGGGGATTCTGTTCAGGGtgagaaggaggagcagcaggaggagctgcaCCTGGCTGTCCGTGAAAGGGAGCGCCT TCAGGAGACACTAGCAGGTCTGGAAGCCAAACAGTCAGAATCACTCAGTGAACTGATCATTCTTCGGGAAGCCCTGGAGTCTTGTCACCTGGAAGGGGAGCTGCTGAGGCAAGAGCAAACAGAAGTGACTGCGGCGCTGGCCAGG GCAGAACAGTCAGTTGCAGAGCTGTCGAGTTCTGAAAACAGCCTGAAGGCCGAGGTTGCTGATCTTCGGGCTGCAACCATCAAGCTCAGCGCCTTAAATGAGGCTTTGGCCTTGGATAAGGTTGGACTGAACCAGCAGCTTCTCCAG TTAGAACAAGAGAACCAGTCTGTGTGCCACAGAATGGAAGCAGCAGAGCAGGCAAGAAACACTTTGCAGTTGGGCCTGGCAGAGGCCGAGAGGAGCAGGGAAACCCTACAGGAAAAGAACACTCACCTGGAGGCACAGCTgcagaaggcagaggagaggggtgctgagctgcaggcagatctCAGGGCCATCCaagatgagaaggaagaaattcaaGAGAAACTAAGCGAG GCACGTCATCAGCAGGAGGCAGCCTTAGCTCAGCTGGATCAGCTGCGTCAGGAGACAAAGCGACAGGAAGAAGTGCTTGCTCGAGAAGTCCAGGAGAAGGAGGCCCTAGTACGGGAGAGAGCAGCCCTAGAGGTGCGGCTGCAGGCCGTGGAGCGAGACCGGCAGGACCTCGCTGAACAACTACTGGGCCTCAG CTCAGCCAAGGAGCAACTGGAGAGCACTCTGTTTGAGGCCCAACAACAAAATTCTCTGGTAGAGGTCACGAAGGGCCAGCTGGAGGTCCAGATTCAAACTGTCATTCGAGCCAAGGAAGTAATTCAAG GGGAAGTGAGGTGCCTGAAGCTGGAACTGGACAATGAGCGGAACCGGGCAGAACAAGAGCGGGAGACAGCAGCCAGACGGCTGGCCCAGGCCGAGCAAGAGGGGCAGACTGCCCTGCAGCAGCAGAAGTCAGCCCACGAGGAGGAGGTGAACCGGCTCCAGGAGAAATGG GAGAAGGAGCGCTCTTGGCACCAGCAGGAACTGGATAAGGCCCTGGAGAGCctagagaaggagaaaatggagcTGGAAACGAGGCTaagggaacagcaggcagaagcCGAGGCCATCCggacacagagggaggaagaacGGGCGGAGGCAGAGAGTGCCCTCTGCCAG ATGCAGCTcgaaacagagaaggagagagtgtcCCTCCTGGAGACCCTGCTGCAGACCCAGAAGGAGCTGGCAGATGCCAGCCAACAACTAGAGCGGCTGAGGCAGGACATGAAGGTCCAGAAGTTAAAGGAGCAG GAGACCACTCAGATCCTGCAGACCCAGCTCCGGGAGGCTCGGGGGGAGCTGGAGCAGGCAGCCCAGCAGAACAGAGATGACCTTGTTGCTGTCCAAGAAGAGTGCGGGGCCCTGCTGCAGGCGAAGATGGACCTGCAGAAGCGG GTGGAAGACTTGAAGTCTCAGCTCGTTTCCAGAGATGACTCCCAGAGGCTGGTGGAGCAGGAGGTTCAGGAGAAGCTGAGGGAGGCCCAGGAGTATAGCCGAATTCAgaaggagctggagagagagaaagccag CCTGATTCAGTCGCTGATGGAAAAGGAGCAGAGACTCCTTGTCTTACAAGAAGCTGACTCTATTCGACAACAGGAGCTGAGCTCCCTGCGCCAGGACATGCAGGAGTCCcaggaagggcagaaagagctCAGCACCCAG GTGGAATTACTGAAGCAGGAGGTGAAGGAAAAGGAGGCTGACTTTCTGGCTCAGGAAGCACAACtgctggaggagctggaggcaTCTCAAGTAACAGAGCAGCGGCTGCGAGCTTCCTTGCGGGCCCTGGAAGCCAAGGCAGCCCAAGTCCAGCTGCGACTGCGCAGCACAGAGAACCAGTTGGCAGCTCTGGTGGCAGAGCAGCAGCCGGGgcaccaggcccaggcccagctggcCAGCCTCTGTTCTGTCCTGCAGCAGGCCTTGGGGTTTGCTTGTGAGAGCAGGCCTGAGCTGCATGGCGGGGGAGACTCTGCTTCCCTCTGGGGCCCCGAGCCAG aCCAGAATGGAACTGGGATCCTCCTTAAGAGAGGGCCCCTCCTGACAGCTCTGTCAGCTGAGGCAGTGGCATCTGCCCTCCAGAAACTTCACCAAGACCTATGGAAGACTCAGCAGGCCCGG GATGATCTGCGGGAGCAGGCCCTGAAGCTGGAACAGCGTCTCACTGATACAGAGGCCGAGAAGAGTCAGGTCTGCACAGAATTGCAGGATTTGCAGAGACAACTCTCCCAGAACCAGGAAG AGAAATCCAagtgggaaggaaaacagaactCCCTGGAATCTGAGCTGACTGAACTGCATGGAACTGTGGCATCATTACAGAGTCGTCTACGGCAAGCAGAGCTGCAGGGACTAGAGGCCCAG AATGAGCGAGAGCTACTGCAGGCAGCCAAGGAGAGCCTGACAGCCCAGGTGGAACGTTTGCAGGCATCTGTGGCAGAAGCCAGGGCTCAGGCCGGTGCCACCAGGGCTCTGGAGGAGGACTTGAGAACTGCTCGCTCAGCCCTGAAACTCAAGAGTGAGGAAGCAGAGACCGAGCGTGAGCGGGCCCAGGCTCTGCAGGAGCAGGGCGAGCTGAAGGTGGCCCAAGGGAAGGCTCTACAGGAGAATTTAGCTATCCTGGCTCAGACTCTATCCGAAagagaaggggaggtggaggctTTGCGGGGAAGTATTCAGGAACTGGAAAAACAACAGGAGATGCAAAAGGCTACTTTGGAAGCTCTGTCTCTGGACCTGAAGAAGAAGAGTGAAGAGGTAGATGTGCAACAAGAACAGATCCAGGAGCTGGAGAAGTGCAGGTCCCTTTTAGAAGATCTGCCTCTGGCCATGCAGGAACAAGAGCAGAGGCTGGTTGCACAGAGGGAGCAAATCCAAGAGCTCGAGAAGGATCGAGAGACCCAGAGGAACATCTTGGAGCATCAGCTTCTCGAACTTGAGAAGAAGGCCCAAATGATAGAGTCCCAGAAAGGAGAGATTCAGGACCTGAAGAAGCAGCTGGTTACTCTGGAATGCCTGGCTCTGGAACGAGAGGAAAACCATCACAAGATGGAGTGCCAACAGAAGGCAATCGAGGAgctggagggccagagggaaatgCAGAGAGTAGCTCTGACCCACCTCACACTGGACCTGGAAGAAAAGAGCCAGGAGCTGCAGGCCCAGAGCAGTCAGATCGACAAGCTGGAGAGCCATAGCACCCTTCTGGCGCGAGAGCTCCAGGACAAGGACCAGGAGCTGAAGTCCCAGCGAGAACAGGTCGAGGAGctgcagaggcagaaggagcGTCTGGCTCAGGACCTAGAGAGGAGGGACCAGGACGTGGTGCTCCAGAGGGAAAGGATTCGGGTCCTAGAAGACCAAAGGACGCTGCAGACCAAGATCCTGGAGGAGGACCTGGGACAGATCAAGCTGTCCTTGAGAGAGCGAGGCCGGGAGCTGGCTTCCCAGAGGCCACCGATGCAGGAGcgggcagaggaagggaagggccAGAGTAAAGCCCAGCGCGGGAGCCTGGAGCACCTGAAGCTGATCCTGCGTGACAAGGAGAGGGAGGTAGAATGCCAGCAGGAACGCATCCAGGAACTGAAGGAGTATAAGGATCAGCTGGagcagcagctccagggcctACACAGGAAGGCAGGGGAGACTGGCCTCCTCCTGACTCAGCGAGAGCAGGAGATAGTGGTCCTGCAGCGGCATCTGCAGGAAGCCGCAGAACAGGGGGAGCTGAAAGAGCGGTCACTTCAGGGTCACCTGGAAGAGGCCCAGAGAGCCCTGGCCCAGAGGGAACAGGAGCTCGAGGCCCTGCAGCACCAACAGCagcaggccctggggcaggaggagactAGGAAGGAAGAGgcaagcaccctacagagggctCTGGAGCAGGCCCACACGGCACTGAAAGAGCGCCAGGGAGAGCTTGAGGACCACAAGGAGCATGTGCGAAGGCTCCAGGAGGAGCTGGCCATGGAGGGACGGCGTGTGCAGgccctggaggaggtggtgggtgACCTAAGAGCTGAGTCTCGGGAGCAGGAGGAGGCTTTGCTGGCCCTCCAGCAACAGGGTGCTGAGCGGGCACAGGAGCATGAGGTGGAGGTCGGGGGCCTGCGGGCCAGCCTGCTACAGGCAGAGACTGCACTCAAGGAACGGGACCTGGAGCTGGAGGCCCTGCGAGCCGATGGCCGGGCCTCCCAGCTTCGGGAGGAGACAGCCCGGGACTGGGCCCAAGCTCTGCAGGAGGCCCTAAGCAAGGCCCAGGCTGCCGTGCAGGAGAAAGAGCAGCGGCTGCTGAGTCAAGCAGAGTTGAGCCGCAGCCTAGAGACCAGCACCGCCACTTTACAGGCTGCCCTGGACTCCTGCCAGGCACAAGCCAGGCAGCTAGAGGAGGCTCTGAGGAGGCGAGAGGGTGAGATCCAGGACCGGGACCTCCGGCACCAGGAGGCCGTGCAGCAGCTCCAGCGGGCACTTGCCCAGAGAGATGAAGAATTGAGCCATCAGAAGAGACAGGGGCAGCTGCTAGAGCAGTCTCTGGCCCGGAGGGCCCGAGAAGATGCCATCCAAGGGAAGCCAGGTccggagcaggagagagaagaggaagagatgaggGGCCTTCGAGAAAGCCTAAGGGAGTTGCAGCTGACTCTAGCCCAAAAGGAAGAGGAGATCCTGGGGCTGAGGGAGGCCCAGCAAAGGAAGAATCTGGAGGACTCACTGCACAGCCACACAGCGCCCCCAGAGCCCTCTACAGACTTTGCCACCTTAGGGCCCAGGCTGCAGCAGGAGCTGGAGCGACTGCAGACAGCGCTGAGGCTAACTGAGGCCAGGGAGATTGAGTGGAGGGAGAAGGCCCAGGACTTGGCGCTGTCCCTGGCCCAGAGCAAGGCTAGCGTCAGCAGTTTGCAGGAGGCAGCCATGTTCCTACAGGCCTCTGTTCTGGAGCGGGACTTGGAACAGCAGAGGCTGCAG GATGAGTTGGAGCTCACCAGACAGGCTCTGGAGAAGGAGCAGCTCCTGAGCCCTAGTTCAACCAGCAGAGCagaacagaggcccagagaagag GTGTCAGAAGTCAAGGCTGAGCCTAGTCTTGGGCTGGAGGAGAGGCAGCTATGGGGACAAAGGCTGGAGTACCTCCAGCAAGCAGTGGCACAGCTGGAGATTGACCGGAGCAGGCTGCAGCACCACAATGTCCAGCTGCGGGCCACCTTGGAGCAG GTGGAGCGAGAGCGCAGGAAGCTGAAGAGGGAGTCCATGCGCGTGTCACGGACAGGCGGCCTGGAGGTTAAGGAAGCTGCGGCTTCGTCCCCCACACAGCAG